A genomic window from Pyxicephalus adspersus chromosome 2, UCB_Pads_2.0, whole genome shotgun sequence includes:
- the LOC140322050 gene encoding olfactory receptor 10A7-like: MNQTVVTRFILLGFQNLHNYKSALFLVFLLLYVITISGNLLIISLVAVSQSLSSPMYFFLSHLSSCDLLLTSVIVPLMMNIIVREKESVPFFGCITQFYLFGALATAECLLLAVMSYDRHVAICNPLRYFAIMDLPKCIQLAFWSWFVAFAVMLTTTIQICRLNFCGPNIIDHFFCDLAPLLQLSCSDTTFMEVHNLVTGLPATFLPLMYITATYISIFITILRIPTKIGRQKAFYTCSSHLTVVSIYYGTLVVVYLFLSKEQSLNVNKVLSLLYTVVTPLVNPIIYSLRNQEIKLTIEKCSVQKFSSLFY, from the exons atgAACCAAACAGTGGTCACCCGGTTTATACTCCTAGGGTTTCAGAATCTTCATAATTACAAAAGTGCCCTCTTTCTAGTATTTCTTCTCCTCTATGTGATCACTATATCAGGCAACCTTCTGATTATCTCTTTGGTGGCAGTGAGTCAAAGTCTTAGCTCTCCTATGTACTTTTTTCTGAGCCACCTGTCTTCTTGTGATCTTCTCCTGACTTCCGTAATAGTCCCTTTGATGATGAACATTATAGTGAGGGAAAAGGAGTCAGTTCCTTTTTTTGGATGTATTACCCAGTTTTATCTTTTTGGAGCCCTCGCAACAGCAGAATGTCTTCTTCTGGCCGTCATGTCTTATGACCGCCACGTGGCCATATGCAACCCGTTGCGATACTTTGCCATCATGGACCTTCCCAAATGCATTCAGCTTGCTTTTTGGTCCTGGTTTGTAGCCTTTGCTGTCATGCTGACTACAACTATCCAGATATGTAGGCTTAATTTCTGTGGTCCCAACATTATTGACCATTTCTTTTGTGACCTAGCTCCTCTTCTGCAGCTTTCATGCTCAGACACAACATTTATGGAAGTTCATAACCTTGTGACTGGTCTTCCAGCTACCTTTCTCCCTTTAATGTACATTACTGCtacatatatttcaatttttattacaatactcAGAATACCAACCAAAATTGGCAGACAGAAAGCCTTTTACACTTGTAGTTCCCACTTGACTGTTGTATCCATCTACTACGGGACCTTGGTTGTTGTCTATTTGTTCCTCTCCAAAGAGCAGTCATTAAACGTGAATAAAGTCCTTTCCTTGCTCTACACTGTGGTCACACCATTGGTAAATCCAATAATTTATAGCCTTAGAAATCAAGAAATCAAGTTA ACTATTGAAAAATGCTCAGTGCAAAAGTTCagttcacttttttattaa